AGCTTAGAGAAGATGTGAATGAGGCTGATGGGCCGGTAGTCAAAGAGCGTTTGTGCATCCGCTCGCTTTGGGAGCAAGGTGAGGAGGGCTTCCTTGAGCTTTTGGATGCCCCTTCCATTCATGGTATAGAGCTTGCCGAATGCCTCGCAGAAGTCGTTCTTGATCGTGTCCCAACATACAACAAGGAATTCAGAGGTGAATCCGTCGGGGCCGGGCGCCTTGCCGATAGGTAAGCTCTTAATTGCATTCCAAATCTCGTCCTCAGAGAATGGCGGCTCAAGCTCGTGTAAGTCAAACTGCGGGACGCACAAAGCGCGGAGATCAAGTGTGATGTCACGCTCCGTGGCACTTCCGAGCACATCAGAGAAGTGGTTGTAAGCGGCTTCAGCCATGGCGTCATGCCCGGTCACCACGTGGTCGCCCACACGGATGGATGTCATACGGTTGCGTGAACTTTGTAGTAGGAGATGGCGGCATCATCACTACGCAGCCAAGAAAGGCGGGTCCGTTGTCTTGCGATGGATTGCTCGAGGGAAGCAAGGCCAAGGTAGGATGCCTTAAGTCTTCGTCGGAGCCATGACTCGGATTGGGAGAGCGGGCGCATGTCCTGGGCGGCGTCAAGGCGGGCACTGAGCTCACGCGCAACCTTGAGTTGCAGAGAAACATTCCAGATGGATCTCATACTCCACCTTTGGAGGTGTCTTGTCGTCGTCTTTAGGCGGGCCACGATGCGCCTGAAGGGGTCAGGATCCGGTGGCACAGAACTCCAAGCCTCAGTAACCGCGGGTTGGAATCCTTCCTACTTCAGCCAGAATCTCTCAAAGTGAAACCTTCATGCACCGGAAGGGTTTGCGGCGCAGTCCACGACCAGCGGGCAATGGTCGGACTCCGCAGAGGAAAGGCAGTATAGGAGGCAGTGAGGGTGCATAATTTCCCACATTATGAAAGGCCAGGGGGCATTTGTCCCCCTGCCCCCTCgcgcaaaagatttgccattttcattgattaaaaaGAAGTTAGAATTGCTCGGTTAATTGACGAAAAACCAGGTCGACACAATCCAACCCATAGCAGGGCACCtccggccaacctggccaccgacatgaAACACGGAGCTGCAAACAACAAAGACAACAGTCGAGGAGTCGCAAGCGTCATTGTCATCACCGGTTGCCTCCGAACGGGCGACTCCGACTTCACCATAGAGCTCCAACGTCGAAGCCATCACTGGTTGCCTCCGAACGGGCGACTCCGACTTCACCATAGAGCTCCAACATCAAAGCCAACCCGCAAACAGCGCCAACTTCTAGGATATTATCTTGCGTATGTAGCGTCCATCTAGTTGTACAAGTGGAGTAGTATGtaggaaaaagtccattttaaaccctgAATTTGTAGAGGTTCGGCGGAACGAACCCTCAAGTCAAAATCCCGGTCGATTGAACCCTAAACTttgcaatcccggtctaaatcgaACCCTGGCACCGTTCGGACCAGTCAACAAGGATTCGTCTGTGTTCTTTCACAAAAAACCCATTGCTTTATATGTAATCAAGCAAAAGCCCTTGATTGCAAAAAAAAGGTATGACACTATTTCCACACGAAATAATAAATCACCGCCTCGGACAGGAATCGAACCTGTGTTGTCACACTAACGCGCCGGCGCGCAGGACACTACGCCACTGACTAGCATATGTTATTTTACAGGCTTATACCTTTTTATAAAATAACTTTGGACACAATCGATTTTTCTTCCCGCAAATAAAAAATTCAACGCATGCCAGGATTCGAACCTGCGTTGCCCCAAATACACAAAGCGTGCGCAAACCACTATGACGACCGATGGGTTCTAGCGCATTTCTGGCTTACGCTCTTTTATATTTTATAAACTACAGACACGTCCGGACCTACGCGGATTCGGATTTGTATGTGGTTTTTAATTAGATACCACCCAGCAAACCACTATGACGATCGATAGGTTCGAGAGACTTCGGGTTTTTAATTTTTGCATATTTTTATATAGGTTTTGTAGTAAACGGTGTATGTCTTTTCACTAGTACCGACATATTTTAATTTACACTAAATTTTTTATTATGTAAGATTTTTTGTAAATAAAAACTTAAAATTATTTTATGATATATGAAAAAATTGGTTATATATAGTGAACATTTATTTAATATTATTGCTTAAATTTCATATTATGCGATATATTTTtaaaatacacactgaacattactgcattgttatatgatgaattttttaaaaatatacAATGAAGTTTTTAAATATATATTGCACTTTTTATATTACGCGATATCTTTCTAAAGTACACGCTGAACATTATTGTGTAAATACACACTGAGCATTAAGTTCGTCAATTTAAAAAAAGAATCCCGAATTTAAGAAAAAGACGGAAAGAAAGAAGAACATAATAAAAAGGGGGCAAGTGAACACAACGTATTACTTGTCCTTGGTGGTTAGTTGCGAGAGACAATATCAAGGGGTCTCGTGTTCTAGTACGTACCGTgcgcttttgtttttgtttttaaacGGAAAAACTAAAGCAGACCGGGCCAGGGTGTGGCGCCCTTTgtgattttttgtttttttcgaatAAAGCGGGCCGGCCCATTGGGGAGCAGGTGTGTGTCCTTTGCAAAATACGAACAATCCCGGCCATTCTTTGCCATGTGGACAATCCCTGTTTGGGAAATGTCATGAAGGTTCAATTTAGATCGGGATTGCGTAGTTCAGGGTGTAATCGGCCGGGATTTCGACTTGAGGGTTTATTTCACCGAACCACTACAAGTTCAGAGTTTGAACCTCTACAAGTTCAGAGTTTAAAATGGACTTTACACGTGTAGTAATATCCTATCGTATGTAGCGTCCAGTGGAGTAGTAGCGGAGTAGTAGCATGTATATACACGTGTAGTAAATGTTGATTGCTCAACGCTGCCTGATTCCAATACAGATACAGAGGACTGTAAGTGAAAGACAACCAGATGCAAATGGCACAATGTTGCCGTTCAGACCTATTGATCCCAATTTTGTCTGCACACTCGCAGTATTTGGTGCTTTTCCTAGGCGCAGATGCTGCAGCTCGAGGGCCTCGGAAGAGAATAACAGATGCTGCAGCTCAAATAATGACAACAAAAAGTAATACTAGATGATTTCTTATACATGTAACATACTCCCAAGAAGGCAGAGAGAGTACATGGTTCTAGTTTTACAGTATCAGTACTCTAGGTACAGTTAATTAAAACTTAAGGTAGTACTGCTCCATCATATGCAGAGCAGATTACAACGCTGCAATCACAGAAAACCCTCAAAGGCAAAGAAACTCCAGATGAACAGAGCTCTGTACCATAGCCATGGCATCCATCATCTCTGAACGAAGAAATAAGGAACCACTTGCAGCAGCGATGGAACTTGGAAATGCAAAGTCTCTCATAACAACGCTACGACTTCTCTAGTAGTATTAGTTCTACGCCCAGTTCTTTTGACAGATTCTTCTGGAATCTGAACCCTACCCAGATTCTTCCggaatctttgagccccatttgttttacaatcctatctagttagggtctaattagGTAGGATTATAAAACAAAAGGGGTCAAAGATTCTAGCAGAAGCTAGGGAGGGGCAGATTCTCGGAGAATCCTGCAAAAGAACTGGGCTCTATACTATCATCATGCGCACGCAGCGTCTGTGTCTAGTAGCCGTATCGTATCTACACGTGTACGTGGTGCATCTGCATCTGTGCGCTCAGGCGTCGTCGGACCAGTCCTGCATCTGGTCGTCGGAGAAGAGCACGTCCACGACGTTGTCGATGAGCCCGTCCACGAAGGAGTTGCAGCCGAGGGTGAGCATCTGCCCGATCCGGCCGCGCGCGCTGGAGACCCACGCGAAGGTGGCCGCCGAGGCCACCACGGCCAGGCACAGCCCCGTCGCCTCCTCGATCTGCACCGTGTCCAGCTTCTTGAACAGCGAGTCCCCCGTCGtcgcctccaccgccaccgccgccgcgaacGCCACCTGCACGAGTACCAACAGCCGACGGGTCGTTTAGCCACCGGCGGTGTCCGAACAGAGCACAGTTATTACAGAGGAGAGAGAGGTATACCATGGCGAGGCGGCCGGAGATGGTCTCGAAGTCCTGGCTCTTGCGGGAGCTCTCGATGTAGTCGGCGAGCGACGCGAAGAAGGGCGGCGCGCCCCCGACGCCTCCCTCCTCCAGGGCCTCGCCCGGCAGCCGCTTCCGCGTCACCGCGCTGCTGCCGTCGGCGCCGTACGACCGGAGCGTCGACAGGCGGGGCTGGAGCACGATCTTGTCCCGCCTCGTCTGCTGCTTCTGCTGCGACGGGGGCGCCGCCCTCTGCGGCGCCGCCTCGCACACGATCGCTCTCGCCACCGCGGCCGCCATGGTGGACTCGAACTCGACGAACGGATATCACCGGAGACTTTGACGAGCTGCCGGGTTCTTGGAGCAAACAAACGGCCGGTGGAATGGTGAACGCTGGTGAGCTACCCCTACCCCCTCGTCGTCCTTTTGAAAAGCCCGGCAGCGACAGCGAGGCGGTGGGCGCGGACGACGTGGCCGTTCACCGTCCCGGTGAATCTGCGCTCCGAGACGGTAAGGATTCACGGGCCTGCGAGTTGTCGCGTTCCGGCGAGTTCCGGGAATCCACGTAACCGCGTGCTTACCCGACACGCAAGCTCCGGCGGCCGTGGGCCAACGGAGATGGAAACGGACGTGGCGGGGTTCCCGGACACAGGTGTCGCTCTCCGGCGATAGGATCACGGGGGCGCCTGGTCCCTACGATCCTCATCGTACGGCTCACACTTTGCTGTTCGTATAACCTTTGAGTCTTTGACCTTTCCTCGCAAAACGGCCCCCGGAAAATCAAAACGGCTATCGGGTTGTAAATGTCATTTTTTTAGAAAACACAGGCATTTGTTCTAATCGTGTACTCTGCAAATTTCATCAAAAACAAGTAGAGGCATTACAGTAATTTTCAAAACAAAGTAGAGCTATTACAATTTGTAGCATAGGCGTTTGCTCTCTTTTTTAGcgaaaaagatcagatctattataaagattcacaggaagtacaaagcacctcaaacataataaaaattacatcgagtcCATGAACCATCGAACGACCATTGATGCCGCTAGAACAAGCCGgaaagtcttcgtgcatgtgcccctaaggaccagcgccctgGAGCCGCATTTGTCGCCTTTGAATCCTTGAATCGATCTGAAGAACCTCACACTAAATATCGTCGTTGCGTACGCACGAcaagaaaccctaacctcgccgccCCAAGGAGCTGGCAGGAATCTATGTCGGAGCTCTGTTTAATTCGTCCCAACAAACAAACTTGAGGAGGATCGGAACTCGAAAGACTGACTCAAAGAAGGAGCGCCGCCAACCGTCTAAACGCCGCCCCTGCGAAGACTAAAACTCTATCTATCTAGTAGTAGGAGTCGAGACACCAGGATTCTCCTCCCCATGTTCGACCGCCGGAGCGACAAGCGGAGGGGAGGCGAATCCATGGGTTCGCCGACGGAGATCGAAGGGAGAAAGGCTTTCCCAAGTCACCTTGAAAGGAGAGGAAAGAAAACCCAAAGTTGTAACAACATAGGCGTTTGCCCTATTCGTGTACTCTGCAATTTTGACCATAAACATGTAGAAGTATTATAGTTTGCACCAAAAAGGTTAATGCTTCGAAAGTAGTTTGTGTGGAGCACGGTTCTTTCTTCTTCAAGATCACAACATATGCATTTCTTCAAGAAACTATACTTGTTTTTAACTGTTTACGATGAAATAGTTTTTTTCCCTGTTCACACGGTGCTCCATCGAAACTCAAATGTGTGTCCCAGCTCTTGGAAATGCAAATTTGAACAATCAAATGATTAAATTATCTAACCGCCGCGGAGCAATTTTAATATGATTTCTCTTACCCCTCTTTGCACATGAAAGGTAATAAAAGTAGGCTCAGATTATATACTCTTACTTGTGAAAAGAGCCGATAGCCTACTCTTACTCGCATGTGGAAAGAGGGGGTAAGAGAGGGATGTGAAGTTTCTGAGCCCGaactcaaatgagctcgggtgaacagttaaattaaaaataaaaaaattctgatttttttgggTACAAACATTGCCAAAAAATTTACATGCTCATAAAATTTCATCGTGAAATCACATTTGTGAAAGtcgtgaaaaaaataaaaataatgttccaaaaATGTTATTTTCGAAagcattttggagtgctgattttgTTTTTTGTCACGACTTCTAGAAATGTCTTTTCAACATGAAATTTTGTGAGCACATAAAACATTTGTCAATGTTTGTTTGTCAGGATTTTACTGTTTaccccgagctcaaatgagctcgggagcagaagatGATTTTTGGTAAGAGACCATGATAAAAAACCTCAATCACCGTGTCATTGATCACACATCGAGTGCTTATATATGCTGTTTAGATTTTTGGTGTGTTCATAGTCCCTTTATAAATTTTTCGTTTTATCTGTGAATGGTAATCGGTAAAAAATGTGAGGCCGCAAGAGCTGTCGTTTCTTGGTGATGGATAGGGCCGTGGCTCTTCTCCAGGAGTTGCTGATCGGACATCCCATGCCCTGGTTGCCCTCTGATGTTGCGTTTCATGGGCATGGGCAAGGGGCAAGCATTGTCAGCAACCTGCGAAAATGCAGCACACATTCCTGAACCGTATGTTTGCGAGGTGATGTCTCATTCTCGAGAAGTTTTTGCGAGGTCGACGGGTGGGCTCCCCCATACGGGTAATCTACAACTGTTGGCTAGGAAGGAGAGTTCGTACTGCTACTGCTGGGCTATCACCATCTCGAGGCGAACAAAAGAACAAACAGTACAAGCCTGTCGCTGTATATATCTTACGTATGATCTGATCACAGCCTCTCGGCAGATCAGTTCGATCCAACCGTCCATTCACGTCGCTTCACGGCCCGCGTAATTGGATAGAAAAAATTTCGGGGCAGACGATGATTGGAAAACATACTCAGCAGAACAAGGTCATCGAGTTACTCTGCTTTCTAGCCTTACAGCGTGCAAGCAACGACGGAACAGAGCAAACGAGCTCGATCAGAAATTAATAACGTTATGTGTCTAGTACTATTCGTGCTTGGTCAGTCAGGAGGGGTGTGCCTAGTACTTATCTCATGTCCTTATCCGAATTACGTAATAATGTTTGGGTTGTGCTACTGAAGTTTAAAATAACTGTAAAATTCAGGCATATTCCTCTAGTTCGTCGATAGAGAAAGCAAAAAAATGACATGTTTATTATTCAATAAATAAAAGACATGAAATACTTAATCTCAGTAAAGAACACCAAGCATTACATGGAATTAGTCATACAGAAACAAAGTTCATGACATAATGAACTAGACATGAAATGTTTATTTTGCCTCGAAGAAGCTTAACAAAATAGTACGATCGACAATGGCACCTAATGGACACAGAATATCTTATTCCCTTGACTAAAGATGTCCTCCGAATCATGCATCAATATCATCATCATTCCCGCGAGAAGACTCTGGTGGTGCATTGACCCACTCTTCACGTCCCATGTTATATTGGCCTACATCATTACTATTGCACCCCAAGTAAGAATCCATCCCTTGGATTTCATTGTAGAGCGCCTGGTCCAAAGGAGCATAAGGAGAGATATCATTGCCACCGGATGAAAAGAACCGTGGGGATGCCTCCGAAATGTTCTCAACGATTGAGTTAGGGATTGTCTTGTTCTGTGATGGCTCCTTTGTCTTGTAAGGACTTGCATATTCTTGAAGTTTTGGCTGAGGTGGTGGAGGTAAACCATGTACCTGGTCAAGATCCAGTTGTAGAAGGGATGCCAACAGGGGagtcggaggtggaggtggtggtgtggACTGAAATAGTTGTGGTACCTGCATAGGAAAAGGTGGTTCCATTTTGTGGTTAGCACTTGCATAGTTCTAAAGGTGTGGACAAAGTGCTGGAGGAAATCTTATACCTGATGAGGAATTGGTTGCATAAGGGACCTCAACCGGGGCGCCAAAGGTGATGGTTGGGTCTGGAACATCTGTGGTACCTGCATATGAAAAGATCGTCCCATAATGTGTTGTGGTGTTGGTGGTAGTGGAACTGGAGGCAACACTTGAGGTGAAAAACGGCGAGATGATGATGGTTGCAATGACGCTTGATGAGTCTTCGAGTGATCTTGTGATGGACCTCTTGGCAGCAACTGGATTTGTTGCACGTTTTGACCACCAGTCCTTATTTCATGGCCATGATGTAGTGCAGGCATACGGTGTCTAATATGCTCCTTGATTCGCAAGAGGTCATTGAAGAGTCTGTTGAGATCTCCAAGACTGAGATCTTTTTCCCTCGAAAAGATATTATTTGCCACCATCCCTGGGTTTTCAGCTTGTATCTTCTTGATATGCTGGAGGGAGAGGTTTGCTCTCTTCTCTAGCACTGTATTCTCCATGTCCAACCTAGCCACCTTGCTCTGCAGCGATGCAATCCTAGCTTTTCCCGCCTTGTCGGCGAGTGGCTCAATAAGTGGATCCCTTGACAAGAAAGCATCAATAATAGGGTTCACCGATGGCGTCCCAAAGGCATGCATCTTTCCTGATTCACTCTCTAGGACAACAACAACCTTCACGCCAGTGAGGGCGGAGAGGTTACTGGCGCTTTTAAACAAACCAGCACGTCGTTTGGAGAAGGTGACACTGCGCTGTTTGTCGTCCTCGATGGGACAGACACCCAAACGGATCTCCCTCCTGGGCATACTCAAAATGACAACTGGAGTACTTATTACGACAGATGGCAAGCTACAAGGATCTAACAAAAGATAGGTGTATATTTACTGTTATTGTTGGCTAACTTTAGGTTACTGAGAGATAGGTGAGGATGAGCTCCCCTTATATAGAAGGAAAGGCTTGCAAGCATAAACCTCATCTCGAGAAAACATGACTATGTTCTATGCAAGTCGCTGATTACATCCCTATCCATACATTCAAATTAACTAGGATCCAAAGTTACATCTCTTTTTGTTTGAGTAGACTCAAAATTGGCAAGTCATTAATTAGCACTAAAATGTGCATTAACAAATGCCAAACTTATGGACGCCATTAATTGTTGCTCAAACATATCTTATGCGATTACATTAATTTACATCCTTATCTAGGATCATTATTAATTGTTATGTGAGTTCATCTACATCCAACAAACTTTTCTTAAATGCACGTCATAGTGTTTATCCAATTCTTTTGGTTATTATTTACAAGTACATCTACAGTACGAGTTAGGGATTTGGTGTAGGAAATCATAGCCATCTAATCTAATATGGCGGTTTGAGAATTGAGTTAATATCTTGAAATTATATCTTAACAGGCAGGAATACATTTAGTCTCACAAACATATCAGCCAATTACTGGCTAGGACATGTCTTTTTAGTATGCATAATTGCAAAACAATACTATAATCTTGTGGGAGGCGGTCTTGTTTGTTTGTCTATATGAAATATTAATCTAGAAATTTTGAATTCAACATTTTACCTGTTATGTCAATTGCATGATATTTGGTAAAACAACAATCTTATGTGTGTCCCGACAACCTTAAGAGTATATTTTGTTTTCTTCTAAACAAGTTAATGGCTTCTAAATTCAATGGGGGTCTAAGAGAGGGCGTGCATTCCGGAAATCAAACGACCCAGTGGAATTGGGACAAACTCCACATACTATACATGTCAGAATATTAACTATGCTACATAGTGTAGCATCTTAATTCTGTGCACTAGATGCATTGTAATGCCATCGATCCTCTCCTAACGAGACCCATATCCCCATCGTAACAGTAAAATGACATGCTGGTACTAGCCATAGGAGCCACTGCACCATGGTCCAGAAAGTTGTCTCAACAATAAATTGTGATAAAGATATTTCATTTTGATTATTAATAAACATAGGATAATAAAATTTGCATTAACAATTTGATTTTTACAATTATTAACAATGTGCTATGTTCGAAGAAAAAAAAATAAAGGGGAGTTTTCGACTTGTTATACCTTATTTGAGGAAACACGATGAAATAGATAGTTTGGAAGGTGCGCcaccgtcatcacccctcccttgCAAAAGATGGGCAAACTTTGTTGTAGTAGATACTTTAGAAGTCGTTGTGTTAAGGCCCcaaaggaccagcgcaccagaacaacaaccgttgtcgatgaagagtagcgtagattgaaaggatccaacctgaagacacccGAACATAGACGAACGATGACCAGATTCGAGCAGATCCATCAATGATAGATCCACCAGACTACCCCCACACTCCCACCAATGATGCTGGATGCACCACCAGGACGGGGCCTAGGCGGGGAGAACCATATTCCATCTCCAGGGAGCCGCCGCCATCTCACCTTCCCGAGCAGGACacaaaaccctaacaaaactcaaaaaaCATCTAAAAACGGATTCCTCCCGCTGACAAGGGCCGGGATGCACCACACCTCCATGGACCTAAGGATGAGACAAGGCGGAGCAGCGGCGATGCCAGCGGGAGGCAAAGGAACCCTAAGTTTTGTTGGGACATGAGGCGGCCCATGAGATAAGGaaccctaagggcatctccaacgacaACTCGCAAATTTCCTCTCGCATCCGTCTACGGaccgcggggagggggggggggtagtccGCAGGCACGGATGCGGGAggacgccatccaaccatagccacATACCTCTGGCCTTCTGGTTTTTTTCCTAGTCCGCACAATCAAGTAGCCGCATGCAAAGGGTACAGACACTCATAGCCCCATGTggcacaagttcaaatttaaaaaaattcaaatattacatcctaaCATTGTTGTCCCCTTTCACCGCCCACTGatactcaatcagatctttcttCAGCTGCTCATGAGTTGGTCGATGCCGAagttgttgatgcat
This region of Triticum aestivum cultivar Chinese Spring chromosome 2D, IWGSC CS RefSeq v2.1, whole genome shotgun sequence genomic DNA includes:
- the LOC123054994 gene encoding stress enhanced protein 2, chloroplastic, which encodes MAAAVARAIVCEAAPQRAAPPSQQKQQTRRDKIVLQPRLSTLRSYGADGSSAVTRKRLPGEALEEGGVGGAPPFFASLADYIESSRKSQDFETISGRLAMVAFAAAVAVEATTGDSLFKKLDTVQIEEATGLCLAVVASAATFAWVSSARGRIGQMLTLGCNSFVDGLIDNVVDVLFSDDQMQDWSDDA
- the LOC123050434 gene encoding MADS-box transcription factor ANR1-like; amino-acid sequence: MPRREIRLGVCPIEDDKQRSVTFSKRRAGLFKSASNLSALTGVKVVVVLESESGKMHAFGTPSVNPIIDAFLSRDPLIEPLADKAGKARIASLQSKVARLDMENTVLEKRANLSLQHIKKIQAENPGMVANNIFSREKDLSLGDLNRLFNDLLRIKEHIRHRMPALHHGHEIRTGGQNVQQIQLLPRGPSQDHSKTHQASLQPSSSRRFSPQVLPPVPLPPTPQHIMGRSFHMQVPQMFQTQPSPLAPRLRSLMQPIPHQVPQLFQSTPPPPPPTPLLASLLQLDLDQVHGLPPPPQPKLQEYASPYKTKEPSQNKTIPNSIVENISEASPRFFSSGGNDISPYAPLDQALYNEIQGMDSYLGCNSNDVGQYNMGREEWVNAPPESSRGNDDDIDA